From the Caballeronia sp. NK8 genome, one window contains:
- a CDS encoding glutathione S-transferase N-terminal domain-containing protein, translating into MMVLYSGTTCPFSQRCRLVLFEKGMDFEIRDVDLFNKPEDIAVMNPYGQVPILVERDLILYESNIINEYIDERFPHPQLMPADPVQRARARLFLLNFEKELFVHVGTLENEKGKAAEKNHEKARGAIRDRLTQLAPIFLKNKYMLGEEFSMLDVAIAPLLWRLDHYGIELSKNAAPLMKYAERIFSRPAYIEALTPSEKVMRR; encoded by the coding sequence ATGATGGTTCTGTATTCCGGCACTACTTGCCCGTTCTCCCAGCGCTGCCGGCTGGTGTTGTTCGAAAAGGGCATGGATTTCGAGATTCGCGACGTCGATCTGTTCAACAAGCCGGAAGACATCGCGGTGATGAACCCGTACGGCCAGGTGCCGATTCTCGTCGAGCGCGACCTGATCCTGTACGAGTCGAATATCATCAACGAATACATCGACGAGCGGTTCCCGCATCCGCAACTCATGCCGGCAGATCCGGTGCAACGTGCCCGCGCGCGGCTGTTCCTGCTGAATTTCGAGAAAGAGTTGTTCGTTCACGTCGGCACGCTCGAGAATGAAAAGGGCAAGGCCGCCGAGAAGAACCACGAGAAGGCGCGCGGCGCGATCCGCGACCGCCTCACGCAGCTCGCCCCGATCTTCCTGAAGAACAAGTACATGCTGGGCGAAGAGTTTTCGATGCTCGACGTCGCGATCGCGCCGCTGCTGTGGCGTCTGGATCACTACGGCATCGAGCTGTCGAAGAACGCCGCACCGTTGATGAAGTACGCCGAGCGGATCTTCAGCCGTCCGGCTTATATTGAAGCGCTGACGCCTTCCGAAAAGGTGATGCGTCGATAG
- a CDS encoding MFS transporter: MRKMRWVVIFLAFLAIAINYIDRANLAVAAPQIEKALGIGPAEMGFILSGFFWSYALMQMPFGWFVDRVGARIALPLAVGWWSVFTALTAVATSVFGMFGCRLMLGIGEAGAYPSCAKLVSQWFKKEQRAFATSIFDSGSRVGSALSIPVVALIISSFGWEASFVITGVIGFVWILGWFLIYRNKSKGDLTGETDVAPVPVAPKNKVSWASLFKYRTLWGMMLGFFCLNFVIYFFITWFPSYLVQAHGFSLKSLGTLGTIPALMSIPGGWLGGYVSDSLFRRGWSLTAARKTCMVGGMLLSSVITLSAFATNVYLMLAFFGIAYASLAFAAASIWSLPSDVAPTPDHVASIGGIQNFASNLAGIVITTFTGVMLSITKGSFVIPLCVAGGFCFLGAFSYLVIVGKIEPLNLAEEEQARRDNRAPSTV; this comes from the coding sequence ATGCGCAAAATGCGTTGGGTAGTGATATTTCTGGCTTTTCTGGCAATCGCAATTAACTACATCGACCGCGCGAATCTTGCGGTCGCCGCGCCGCAGATCGAGAAAGCGCTCGGCATCGGCCCGGCTGAAATGGGCTTCATCCTGAGCGGCTTCTTCTGGAGCTATGCGCTCATGCAGATGCCGTTCGGCTGGTTCGTCGACCGCGTCGGTGCGCGCATCGCGCTGCCGCTGGCGGTGGGCTGGTGGTCGGTGTTCACGGCGCTGACCGCCGTCGCGACGAGCGTCTTCGGCATGTTCGGCTGCCGTCTGATGCTGGGCATCGGCGAAGCGGGCGCGTATCCGTCGTGCGCCAAGCTCGTGTCGCAATGGTTCAAGAAGGAACAACGCGCCTTCGCAACCAGCATCTTCGATAGCGGCTCGCGCGTCGGCTCGGCGCTGTCGATTCCCGTGGTCGCCCTCATCATCAGTTCGTTCGGCTGGGAAGCGTCGTTTGTCATCACCGGCGTGATCGGCTTCGTGTGGATTCTCGGCTGGTTCCTGATCTACCGTAACAAGTCGAAGGGCGATCTGACCGGCGAAACCGATGTCGCGCCGGTTCCGGTCGCGCCGAAGAACAAGGTGTCGTGGGCGTCTCTCTTCAAGTACCGCACGCTGTGGGGCATGATGCTCGGCTTTTTCTGCCTGAACTTCGTGATCTACTTCTTCATCACCTGGTTCCCGAGCTATCTCGTGCAGGCGCATGGCTTCTCGCTGAAGTCGCTCGGCACGCTCGGCACGATTCCCGCGCTGATGTCGATTCCGGGTGGCTGGCTCGGCGGCTATGTGTCGGACTCGCTGTTCCGGCGCGGCTGGAGCCTGACCGCCGCACGCAAGACCTGCATGGTCGGCGGCATGCTGCTGTCGTCGGTCATCACGCTTTCGGCGTTCGCGACCAACGTCTATCTGATGCTCGCATTCTTCGGCATCGCTTACGCCAGCCTTGCGTTCGCGGCCGCCAGCATCTGGTCGCTGCCGAGCGACGTCGCGCCGACGCCGGATCACGTCGCGTCGATCGGCGGCATTCAGAACTTCGCGTCGAACCTGGCGGGCATCGTCATCACGACCTTCACCGGCGTGATGCTCTCGATCACCAAGGGCTCGTTCGTGATTCCGCTGTGTGTCGCGGGCGGCTTCTGCTTCCTCGGCGCGTTCAGCTATCTTGTAATCGTAGGCAAGATCGAACCGCTCAATCTTGCCGAAGAAGAGCAAGCCCGGCGCGACAACCGCGCACCTTCCACGGTCTGA
- a CDS encoding UxaA family hydrolase: MSTTSTDHAVIRLHPNDDVVIATRQLLSGARIASEDLVVAGLIPPGHKIATRDIAAGAPVKRYNQIIGVARDAISRGQHVHTHNLSMADFAREHEFGVDLHPTPFVDAPATFMGIRRDDGRVATRNFVGVLTSVNCSATVARAIADHFRRDVHPEALADYPNVDGVIALTHGLGCGIDMQGEGLGILRRTLAGYAVHPNFHAVLFVGLGCETNQISGVLESSGLKDGEKLRSFTIQDSGGTRKTIERGIAIVKEMLADANRVKREPVPASHLIVGLQCGGSDGYSGISANPALGAAVDKLVANGGTAILSETPEVYGAEHLLTRRAVSREVGEKLLARITWWEAYCARNGAAMDNNPSAGNKVGGLTTILEKSLGAVAKGGTTNLVEVYEYAQRIDAKGFVFMDSPGYDPMSATGQVASGANLICFTTGRGSAYGCAPSPSLKLATNTALWERQEEDMDINCGGVIDGSATIEQLGEQIFQMMLDCASGVASKSELHGYGQSEFVPWQVGVVT; this comes from the coding sequence ATGTCCACCACATCCACCGACCATGCGGTCATCCGGCTGCATCCCAATGACGACGTCGTGATCGCGACGCGTCAGTTGCTCTCCGGCGCGCGCATCGCGTCGGAGGATCTCGTCGTCGCCGGGCTGATCCCGCCGGGGCACAAGATCGCGACGCGCGATATCGCCGCGGGCGCGCCCGTGAAGCGCTACAACCAGATCATCGGCGTGGCGCGCGATGCGATTTCGCGCGGACAGCACGTGCACACGCACAATCTGTCTATGGCCGATTTCGCGCGCGAACACGAGTTCGGCGTCGATCTGCATCCGACGCCGTTCGTCGATGCGCCCGCGACGTTCATGGGCATTCGCCGCGACGACGGCCGCGTGGCGACGCGCAATTTTGTCGGCGTGCTGACGAGCGTGAACTGCTCGGCGACGGTGGCCCGCGCGATCGCGGATCACTTTCGCCGCGATGTGCATCCGGAAGCGCTCGCGGATTATCCGAACGTGGATGGCGTGATCGCGCTGACGCATGGTCTCGGATGCGGCATCGACATGCAGGGCGAAGGGCTCGGCATCTTGCGCCGCACGCTCGCGGGTTACGCGGTGCATCCGAATTTTCATGCGGTGCTGTTCGTCGGGCTGGGATGTGAGACCAACCAGATTTCGGGCGTGCTCGAATCGAGCGGCCTGAAGGACGGCGAAAAACTGCGCAGTTTCACGATTCAGGACAGCGGCGGCACGCGGAAGACGATCGAGCGCGGCATCGCGATCGTGAAGGAAATGCTCGCCGATGCTAATCGCGTCAAACGTGAGCCGGTGCCGGCTTCACATTTGATCGTCGGATTGCAGTGCGGCGGATCCGATGGTTATTCGGGCATTTCGGCCAATCCCGCGCTCGGCGCGGCGGTCGACAAGCTCGTCGCGAATGGCGGCACGGCGATTTTGTCGGAGACGCCGGAAGTGTATGGCGCGGAGCATTTACTGACGCGTCGCGCGGTGAGCCGCGAGGTCGGCGAAAAACTGCTCGCGCGTATCACGTGGTGGGAAGCGTATTGCGCACGCAACGGCGCGGCGATGGACAACAATCCGTCGGCGGGCAACAAGGTCGGCGGTCTCACGACGATCCTCGAAAAGTCGCTCGGCGCGGTCGCGAAGGGCGGAACGACGAATCTCGTAGAAGTGTACGAGTACGCTCAGCGCATCGATGCGAAAGGCTTCGTGTTCATGGACTCGCCCGGCTACGATCCGATGTCGGCGACGGGCCAGGTTGCGTCGGGTGCAAATCTGATCTGCTTCACGACGGGTCGCGGCTCGGCCTATGGATGCGCGCCCTCGCCTTCGCTCAAGCTCGCAACGAACACCGCGTTGTGGGAGCGGCAGGAAGAAGACATGGATATCAACTGCGGCGGCGTGATCGACGGCTCCGCGACCATCGAGCAGCTCGGTGAGCAGATCTTCCAGATGATGCTGGACTGTGCGTCAGGCGTGGCGTCGAAGAGCGAGCTTCACGGGTACGGGCAGAGCGAATTCGTGCCGTGGCAGGTCGGCGTGGTGACCTGA
- a CDS encoding FadR/GntR family transcriptional regulator translates to MSVKPAETRRLYLQIADKLRGLIEQQDFAPNGRLPSERELALTLGVSRPSVREALVALELEGRVEIRMGSGVYIVATPAAKPPTTEAELGESPIEIMNARSVIEGAIAASVAPFAKPKELKTLRAVYETMAREVANGQVPMSADRAFHIAIAQMTGNDVLVRTVGSLYDERHSPLSSTLRGHFEGEETWAAALGEHREILEALEARDAIQAQAAMQRHMRQSAARLMTRRKS, encoded by the coding sequence GTGAGCGTGAAACCAGCCGAAACGCGCCGCCTCTATCTTCAGATCGCCGACAAGCTGCGCGGGCTGATCGAACAGCAGGATTTCGCGCCCAACGGCCGTTTGCCGTCAGAGCGCGAACTCGCGCTGACGCTCGGCGTGTCGCGGCCTTCGGTGCGCGAGGCGCTGGTCGCGCTCGAACTGGAAGGGCGCGTCGAGATTCGCATGGGCTCGGGCGTGTATATCGTCGCGACGCCGGCCGCCAAGCCGCCGACAACCGAAGCGGAACTGGGCGAAAGCCCGATCGAAATCATGAACGCGCGCAGCGTGATCGAGGGCGCGATCGCGGCGAGCGTCGCGCCGTTTGCGAAGCCGAAGGAGCTGAAGACGCTGCGCGCGGTGTACGAGACGATGGCGCGCGAAGTCGCGAACGGGCAGGTGCCGATGAGCGCCGACCGCGCGTTTCACATCGCGATCGCGCAGATGACCGGCAACGACGTGCTGGTACGCACGGTCGGCAGCCTGTACGACGAACGGCACAGCCCGTTGTCATCGACGCTGCGCGGACACTTCGAAGGGGAAGAAACGTGGGCGGCGGCGCTCGGCGAGCATCGGGAGATTCTGGAGGCGCTCGAGGCGCGCGACGCGATCCAGGCGCAGGCCGCGATGCAGCGGCACATGCGTCAGTCCGCGGCGCGCCTGATGACGAGACGCAAAAGCTGA
- a CDS encoding NAD(P)/FAD-dependent oxidoreductase, translating into MLRLSEIKLSLDHPESAIESAVLARLAEIGVGANELVSFHVFRRAHDARKRADIKLTYIIDVELQDEASVLKRLESRPHPHCSATPDMAYRFVANAPAHSTLLRPVVIGMGPCGLFAGLILAQMGFRPIILERGKAVRERTKDTWGLWRRNELNPESNVQFGEGGAGTFSDGKLYSQIKDPKHYGRKVLDEFVKAGAPEDILYLSRPHIGTFRLVSMVEKMRAQIHQLGGEVRFQQRVEDIEIDNGKVRGLTLSTGESLRCDHVVLAVGHSARDTFQMLHDRGVYMEAKPFSLGFRIEHPQGLIDRSRFGKFAGHEKLGAADYKVVHHCSNGRAVYSFCMCPGGTVVAATSEPGRVVTNGMSQYSRAERNANAGIVVGITPDDFPGGPLAGIAFQRKWEERAFELGGGDYSAPGQLVGDFIAGRASTSLGSVVPSYKPGVKPTDLSTALPDYVIEAIREALPELDKKINGFAMHDAVLTGVETRTSSPIRVRRKDDYQSVNVDGLYPAGEGAGYAGGIYSAAIDGIEVAEAVALQMMAQHAATA; encoded by the coding sequence ATGCTACGTCTAAGCGAAATCAAGCTCTCGCTCGATCATCCCGAATCGGCTATCGAATCTGCTGTTCTCGCGCGTCTCGCGGAGATCGGGGTTGGCGCGAACGAACTCGTGAGCTTTCACGTATTTCGTCGTGCACACGATGCCCGCAAGCGCGCCGATATCAAACTCACCTACATCATCGATGTCGAGTTGCAAGACGAAGCGTCGGTGTTGAAGCGTCTCGAATCGCGTCCTCATCCGCATTGCAGCGCGACGCCGGACATGGCGTATCGCTTCGTGGCCAACGCGCCGGCGCATTCGACGCTGCTGCGTCCTGTCGTCATTGGCATGGGGCCGTGCGGGCTTTTCGCCGGCCTCATTCTCGCGCAGATGGGCTTCCGGCCGATCATCCTCGAGCGAGGCAAAGCCGTGCGTGAGCGCACCAAGGACACATGGGGTCTCTGGCGACGTAACGAGCTCAACCCGGAGTCGAACGTGCAGTTCGGCGAAGGCGGCGCCGGCACGTTTTCGGACGGCAAGCTGTACAGCCAGATCAAGGATCCGAAGCACTACGGACGCAAGGTGCTCGACGAATTCGTCAAGGCAGGCGCGCCCGAGGACATCCTGTACTTGAGCCGACCGCACATCGGCACGTTCCGGCTCGTGAGCATGGTCGAGAAGATGCGCGCGCAGATACATCAGCTCGGCGGCGAAGTGCGATTCCAGCAACGCGTCGAAGACATCGAAATCGATAACGGCAAGGTGCGCGGACTCACACTCTCGACCGGCGAATCGCTGCGCTGCGATCACGTCGTGCTGGCTGTTGGTCATAGCGCGCGCGACACCTTCCAGATGCTGCACGACCGCGGCGTGTACATGGAAGCCAAACCGTTCTCGCTAGGCTTTCGCATCGAGCATCCGCAAGGTTTGATCGATCGAAGCCGCTTCGGCAAATTCGCTGGTCACGAGAAGCTGGGCGCGGCCGACTACAAAGTAGTCCATCACTGCAGCAACGGCCGCGCGGTCTACAGCTTCTGCATGTGCCCGGGCGGCACGGTCGTCGCCGCGACTTCCGAGCCGGGCCGCGTCGTGACCAACGGCATGAGCCAATATTCGCGCGCCGAGCGCAATGCGAATGCGGGCATCGTCGTCGGCATCACGCCGGACGACTTTCCCGGCGGCCCGCTCGCGGGCATCGCGTTCCAGCGCAAGTGGGAAGAGCGCGCGTTCGAACTGGGCGGCGGCGACTACAGCGCACCGGGCCAACTCGTTGGCGACTTCATCGCGGGTCGGGCTTCGACGTCGCTTGGTTCGGTTGTTCCCTCGTACAAGCCGGGCGTCAAGCCGACCGACCTGAGCACAGCGCTTCCCGATTACGTGATCGAAGCGATCCGCGAAGCCTTGCCCGAACTCGACAAGAAGATCAATGGATTCGCGATGCACGATGCCGTGTTGACCGGCGTCGAGACGCGCACGTCGTCACCGATTCGCGTGCGTCGTAAGGACGATTATCAGAGCGTCAACGTTGACGGTTTGTATCCGGCAGGCGAGGGCGCGGGTTATGCCGGCGGGATCTATTCGGCAGCCATCGATGGCATCGAAGTCGCAGAGGCGGTGGCGCTGCAAATGATGGCGCAGCACGCGGCGACAGCCTGA
- a CDS encoding ClpXP protease specificity-enhancing factor, with translation MQEISTKPYLLRALYEWCTDNGFTPHIAVRVDAATRVPRQFVRNDEIVLNISFEATSQLQMGNEWIEFSARFSGKSHKIEVQVANVLAIYARENGQGMAFPVEQSHSGPDLAGAPLGSRSVERETRRIEEPASERAESAAESSKDDSQAGVEDDASKSPVRSHLKVVK, from the coding sequence ATGCAAGAGATTTCCACCAAGCCGTACTTGTTGCGCGCACTGTATGAGTGGTGCACGGACAACGGCTTCACGCCCCACATCGCCGTACGGGTCGATGCCGCCACGCGCGTGCCGCGGCAGTTTGTGCGCAACGACGAGATCGTGTTGAACATCAGTTTCGAGGCGACGAGCCAGCTGCAGATGGGCAACGAGTGGATCGAGTTCAGCGCGCGCTTCTCCGGCAAGTCGCACAAGATCGAAGTGCAGGTTGCCAACGTGCTCGCTATTTATGCGCGAGAGAACGGTCAGGGGATGGCGTTTCCGGTTGAGCAATCGCATTCCGGCCCGGATCTCGCGGGCGCTCCTCTTGGGTCGCGATCGGTCGAGCGCGAGACTCGGCGTATCGAGGAACCAGCGAGCGAGCGAGCGGAGTCCGCGGCGGAATCGTCGAAAGATGACTCGCAGGCGGGCGTCGAGGACGATGCTTCGAAATCGCCTGTGCGGTCTCACCTCAAAGTCGTTAAATGA
- a CDS encoding mannitol dehydrogenase family protein, protein MNNPILQFGTSRFLQAHVDFFVTEAARRDPSKALGKITVVQTTASADSRARVDALRSSGRYPVRIRGRRRDETVDTTVECDSITEALHANDDWPLLIERVKHDVKVIVSNTADAGYALFDEDRADLLDGLHTPRGFTAKLAVLLHARYRAGAAPITLLPCELVSRNGDTLRDLVIGVARGWNVDEAFIGYLTKDCVWVNSLVDRIVSEPIQPVGAIAEPYALWAIERQAGMVLPCEHEDIVVTDDLAHYERLKLLMLNLGHTMLAEIWRTRDGSPDMTVLDAMRDPAYREPLEATWRDEVLPVFAALGKHDIAADYLASVRDRFENPFLVHRLADIARNHDEKKLRRFQPVIDLARELNLEIEQKRLHHALNAR, encoded by the coding sequence ATGAACAATCCAATCCTTCAATTCGGCACGAGCCGGTTTCTGCAGGCGCATGTCGATTTCTTCGTCACCGAAGCGGCGCGGCGCGACCCCTCGAAAGCGCTGGGCAAGATTACCGTCGTACAGACCACCGCCAGCGCCGACAGCCGCGCACGCGTCGACGCGCTGCGCTCGTCGGGCCGCTATCCGGTACGCATCCGCGGCCGTCGCCGGGATGAAACGGTCGATACGACCGTCGAATGCGATTCGATCACCGAAGCGCTGCACGCGAACGATGACTGGCCATTGCTGATCGAGCGCGTGAAGCACGACGTGAAAGTGATCGTCTCGAACACGGCGGACGCGGGCTACGCGCTCTTCGATGAAGACCGCGCCGATCTGCTCGACGGCCTGCACACTCCGCGCGGGTTCACGGCAAAACTCGCGGTCCTGCTCCATGCGCGATATCGGGCGGGCGCCGCGCCGATCACGCTTCTGCCCTGCGAACTGGTTTCGCGCAACGGCGATACGTTGCGCGATCTGGTCATCGGCGTGGCGCGCGGCTGGAATGTCGACGAGGCGTTCATCGGCTATCTGACGAAAGACTGTGTGTGGGTCAACTCGCTCGTCGACCGGATCGTGTCCGAGCCGATCCAGCCGGTCGGCGCGATCGCGGAGCCGTACGCGCTGTGGGCGATCGAGCGCCAGGCCGGCATGGTGCTGCCGTGCGAGCACGAGGACATCGTCGTCACCGACGATCTCGCGCACTACGAACGTCTCAAGCTGCTGATGCTCAATCTGGGCCACACGATGCTCGCGGAAATCTGGCGCACTCGCGACGGCTCACCCGACATGACCGTGCTCGATGCGATGCGCGATCCGGCCTATCGCGAGCCGCTCGAAGCGACTTGGCGGGACGAAGTCCTGCCGGTGTTCGCGGCACTCGGCAAGCACGACATCGCGGCCGACTATCTCGCGAGCGTGCGCGACCGCTTCGAAAACCCGTTTCTCGTGCATCGGCTCGCGGATATCGCGCGCAATCACGACGAGAAAAAGCTGCGCCGCTTTCAGCCGGTCATCGATCTCGCGCGCGAATTGAACCTCGAAATCGAGCAGAAGCGTCTGCACCACGCGCTCAACGCGCGCTGA